A genomic stretch from Kovacikia minuta CCNUW1 includes:
- a CDS encoding NAD(P)-dependent alcohol dehydrogenase, giving the protein MYNTKAYSAASATSPLAADTIARRDPTETDVQIEILFCGICHSDLHAVRDEWSDFMSTTYPIVPGHEIVGRVTEVGSAVTKFKSGDLVGVGCMVDSDGTCPNCKAGFEQFCQNTIFTYNSPDKHKTAPMTYGGYSNSVVVDERFVLRVPPNLDLAGAAPLLCAGITTYSPLHHWGVTEGKKVGVVGLGGLGHMGVKIAHALGAHVVVFTTSPDKTEDALRLGADEVVVSRNADEMQKHAGSFDFILDTVSAKHDINAYLNLLRLDGNITLVGAPEKPLDVAAFSLIMGRRSLSGSMIGGIPETQEMLDFCGKHNITADVEVIPIQKVNEAYDRLLKADVKYRFVIDMASLKSE; this is encoded by the coding sequence ATGTACAACACCAAAGCTTATTCTGCTGCCAGCGCCACATCTCCCCTAGCCGCTGACACGATCGCGCGGCGCGATCCCACCGAAACCGATGTGCAGATTGAGATCCTCTTCTGCGGCATCTGCCATTCTGACCTGCATGCAGTGCGGGATGAGTGGAGCGATTTCATGTCCACAACCTATCCGATCGTGCCCGGTCATGAGATTGTGGGACGGGTCACTGAGGTTGGTTCAGCCGTCACCAAGTTCAAGTCCGGTGATCTTGTGGGAGTCGGCTGTATGGTCGATTCGGATGGAACCTGTCCCAATTGCAAGGCTGGCTTTGAACAGTTTTGCCAAAATACGATCTTCACCTACAACTCCCCCGACAAGCACAAGACTGCTCCAATGACTTATGGTGGCTACTCCAATAGCGTGGTTGTTGATGAACGCTTTGTGCTGCGCGTTCCGCCGAATCTCGATTTGGCTGGAGCTGCGCCGCTTCTGTGTGCAGGTATCACCACCTATTCGCCCCTCCATCACTGGGGCGTTACAGAAGGTAAGAAAGTCGGCGTGGTCGGTCTGGGTGGCCTGGGGCACATGGGCGTAAAGATTGCTCATGCGCTGGGAGCGCACGTTGTTGTCTTTACCACGTCCCCCGACAAGACGGAAGATGCCCTGCGTCTTGGTGCCGATGAAGTCGTGGTTTCCCGCAATGCTGACGAGATGCAGAAGCACGCAGGCAGCTTCGATTTTATCCTCGATACCGTTTCTGCCAAACACGACATTAATGCCTATCTCAACCTGCTCCGTCTGGATGGCAACATCACCCTGGTCGGTGCGCCCGAAAAGCCCCTGGATGTTGCCGCATTTAGCCTGATTATGGGTCGCCGCAGTCTCTCCGGCTCCATGATTGGCGGCATTCCCGAAACCCAGGAAATGCTCGATTTTTGCGGCAAGCACAACATCACTGCCGATGTTGAAGTGATTCCCATTCAGAAGGTCAACGAAGCCTACGATCGCCTGCTCAAGGCTGATGTGAAGTACCGCTTCGTGATTGATATGGCATCCCTGAAATCCGAATAA
- a CDS encoding (R)-mandelonitrile lyase → MDIKRSGSQPSSRGPDAYFTGTVRIDPLFEAQEPARTSGASVTFEPGARTAWHTHPLGQTLIVTAGSGFVQRWGEAIEPIRPGDVIWFEPDEKHWHGASPTTAMTHIAIQEWLDGKPVDWLEKVSDEQYQTPNVNN, encoded by the coding sequence ATGGACATCAAACGAAGTGGCTCCCAGCCTTCCAGCAGAGGACCGGACGCGTATTTTACTGGCACAGTGCGAATTGATCCCCTATTCGAGGCACAGGAACCAGCCCGTACCTCCGGAGCCAGCGTCACGTTCGAGCCAGGCGCTCGAACTGCCTGGCACACCCATCCGTTAGGACAAACCCTGATCGTGACCGCTGGCAGTGGTTTCGTCCAGCGCTGGGGTGAGGCGATCGAACCCATTCGACCAGGAGACGTAATCTGGTTTGAGCCAGATGAGAAACACTGGCACGGTGCTTCACCCACCACAGCCATGACGCATATTGCGATTCAGGAATGGCTCGACGGCAAGCCTGTAGACTGGCTGGAGAAGGTCAGCGATGAACAATACCAGACACCAAACGTCAACAATTAG
- a CDS encoding AraC family transcriptional regulator, translated as MNAVKTSETFDIVSINNPQAKREDDRSQANREELTERIAQAIRQDGMTLAVSAEQHEALKGLYFNRASAPSECAHSVSIPAFCVIAQGSKEVLLGSDRYQYDPMHYLLATAELPIASQILEASPEKPYLSLRLDLDPTLVGSVMVEAGYASAQRGASVKAIDVSPLDADLLDAVVRLVRLLDSPTEAHVLAPLIKREIIYRLLMGAQGNRLCQIAVLSGYTHHIAKAVDRLRKDFNQPLRIEDIARELGMSVSGFHHHFKSVTAMSPLQFQKQLRLQEARRLMLGENLDATSAAYRVGYDDASHFNREYKRLFGAPPMRDVERLRATAQLGST; from the coding sequence ATGAATGCTGTAAAAACAAGTGAAACGTTCGATATAGTCTCAATCAACAACCCACAGGCAAAGCGCGAGGACGATCGATCTCAAGCCAACCGGGAGGAACTGACGGAGCGAATTGCCCAGGCGATTCGGCAGGATGGGATGACCCTTGCGGTATCTGCGGAGCAGCACGAAGCCCTGAAAGGATTGTACTTCAATCGCGCTTCTGCACCCTCGGAATGCGCTCATAGTGTCTCGATTCCAGCCTTTTGTGTAATTGCTCAGGGCAGCAAAGAAGTGCTTCTGGGGAGCGATCGTTATCAATACGACCCGATGCATTACCTGCTGGCGACAGCCGAACTGCCCATTGCCAGCCAGATTCTGGAAGCATCGCCAGAAAAACCGTACTTGAGCCTTCGTCTCGATCTCGACCCCACCCTGGTTGGTTCCGTCATGGTCGAGGCTGGCTATGCCTCAGCCCAGAGGGGGGCGAGTGTTAAGGCGATCGATGTCAGCCCGTTGGATGCTGACCTGTTAGATGCGGTAGTGCGGCTCGTCCGGCTGCTCGATTCCCCGACGGAAGCCCATGTACTTGCACCCCTGATTAAGCGAGAGATTATCTATCGTCTGCTGATGGGAGCACAAGGGAATCGGTTGTGTCAGATTGCCGTTTTGAGTGGCTACACCCACCACATTGCCAAAGCCGTCGATCGCTTGCGGAAAGACTTTAATCAACCGCTGCGAATTGAAGACATCGCACGGGAACTGGGCATGAGTGTTTCAGGTTTCCACCATCACTTCAAGTCGGTCACTGCCATGAGTCCGTTGCAGTTCCAGAAGCAACTGCGGCTCCAGGAGGCGCGTCGGCTGATGCTGGGAGAAAACCTGGATGCAACCAGTGCCGCCTACCGCGTGGGGTATGACGATGCCTCGCACTTTAATCGGGAGTACAAGCGGCTTTTTGGTGCGCCCCCCATGCGCGATGTAGAGCGGCTGAGAGCAACGGCTCAGTTGGGTTCAACATAA
- a CDS encoding DMT family transporter produces MRTKHHHPRIGIQPAGSRRQRHSGHKIHPETLGFAFGFLGVLTFSLTLPATRLAVAELDATIVGLGRAVIAAILAALLLKITRQPLPSQRHLPSLGVIAAGVIVGFPLLSAWAMQSLPAAHGAIVLGILPLATALAGAVRTGDRPSLAFWVCSGLGSAIVVLFALLSAGGHLQNADLALLGAVAAAAIGYAEGGRLSRELGGWQVICWALVLAAPFLAVPVLLASIHHGIQASLQSWLGFGYVSVFSMFLGFFAWYHGLAIGGVARVSQVQLLQPFLTLFASAFLLHEKVTAFTFGMAMLVVVLVALGRKTAIAGYVEPN; encoded by the coding sequence ATGAGGACTAAACACCATCATCCGCGCATCGGCATACAGCCCGCTGGCTCTCGTCGGCAGCGCCACAGCGGCCACAAGATTCATCCAGAAACGCTGGGATTCGCGTTTGGATTTTTGGGTGTGCTCACCTTCAGTCTGACCCTACCCGCAACTCGGCTGGCGGTAGCCGAACTGGATGCCACCATCGTTGGGTTGGGTCGGGCAGTGATCGCAGCCATTCTGGCTGCCCTGTTACTGAAAATCACCCGCCAGCCCCTCCCTTCGCAACGGCATCTTCCCAGTTTAGGGGTGATTGCCGCCGGGGTAATTGTTGGGTTTCCGTTGCTTTCCGCCTGGGCAATGCAGTCTTTGCCAGCGGCACACGGGGCGATCGTCCTGGGCATCTTACCGTTAGCCACAGCACTGGCAGGCGCAGTGCGGACCGGAGACCGTCCCTCCTTAGCCTTTTGGGTTTGCAGTGGTTTAGGTAGCGCGATCGTGGTTTTATTTGCCTTGCTGTCGGCTGGAGGACACTTGCAAAATGCAGATTTAGCGTTGCTGGGTGCTGTGGCAGCGGCAGCAATTGGATACGCTGAGGGAGGGAGGCTATCGCGGGAATTGGGGGGTTGGCAGGTGATTTGCTGGGCACTGGTACTGGCGGCTCCTTTCTTAGCTGTACCTGTTCTGCTGGCTTCTATTCATCACGGAATACAGGCTTCACTCCAGTCCTGGTTGGGCTTCGGCTATGTCAGCGTCTTCAGCATGTTTCTCGGCTTCTTTGCCTGGTATCACGGACTGGCGATTGGAGGTGTCGCGCGCGTCAGTCAGGTGCAACTGCTCCAACCCTTTCTAACGCTGTTTGCCTCTGCCTTCCTGCTGCATGAGAAGGTTACAGCCTTCACCTTTGGCATGGCAATGCTTGTCGTTGTCCTGGTTGCCCTGGGTAGAAAAACAGCGATCGCTGGTTATGTTGAACCCAACTGA
- a CDS encoding pyridoxamine 5'-phosphate oxidase family protein: MHSINSETQLDSFAITQRTQIKRIPQRGNYDRALIHQILDQALICQVGFVVEGQPFVIPTAYGRVEDRLYIHGSPASRMLRTLKAGVDVCVTVTLLDGLVLARSAFHHSMNYRSVVIFGKAIVVESGTEKLEALKAFTEHVVPGRWAEVRPPNPQELAGTLVLSLPLHEASAKVRTGPPKDDDADYALPIWAGELPLHQTTLTPIPDPQLQASVELPTSVQHYSRSLSTVK; the protein is encoded by the coding sequence ATGCATTCAATTAATTCAGAAACACAATTAGATTCTTTTGCAATTACCCAACGCACTCAGATTAAACGCATCCCTCAACGGGGCAATTACGATCGCGCCCTTATTCACCAAATTCTGGATCAAGCCTTAATCTGTCAGGTTGGGTTTGTGGTGGAAGGGCAACCTTTTGTTATTCCCACCGCTTACGGCAGAGTTGAAGATCGACTGTATATTCATGGTTCTCCTGCCAGTCGGATGCTACGCACCCTGAAAGCAGGTGTGGATGTTTGCGTCACCGTCACTCTGCTGGATGGACTTGTTCTGGCGCGATCGGCCTTTCACCACTCGATGAATTATCGTTCGGTCGTGATCTTTGGCAAAGCGATCGTCGTTGAATCAGGCACCGAAAAACTGGAAGCCTTAAAAGCGTTTACAGAACACGTCGTACCGGGACGCTGGGCAGAAGTGCGTCCGCCCAATCCACAAGAACTTGCCGGAACTCTCGTCCTATCCCTGCCTTTGCATGAAGCCTCAGCCAAAGTGCGAACTGGCCCCCCCAAAGACGATGACGCCGATTATGCCTTACCGATTTGGGCAGGAGAATTGCCCTTACACCAGACCACGCTCACGCCGATTCCTGATCCGCAACTCCAGGCTAGTGTGGAATTACCCACGTCTGTGCAGCACTACAGCAGGAGTTTGAGCACAGTCAAATGA
- a CDS encoding GNAT family N-acetyltransferase, whose amino-acid sequence MLTQQRFQVRAATSAEDTLIAQHFYQMWLDNQVAESAISPSWLKITLQFIRQARETLGYQAFVATVEGRVVGSAGGQRFAGLYPNIMNATDRCDGYIWGVYVEPAHRHQGIATQLTQQTIAHLKTIGCTHAVLNASPSGKPVYSHLGFFESNLMRLDLREIAI is encoded by the coding sequence ATGCTGACGCAACAACGGTTTCAGGTGAGGGCAGCAACTTCGGCAGAGGATACACTCATTGCCCAACACTTTTATCAGATGTGGTTAGATAACCAGGTAGCAGAATCCGCCATCTCACCCAGTTGGTTAAAAATTACCCTGCAATTTATTCGTCAAGCGCGTGAAACCCTGGGCTATCAAGCCTTCGTGGCAACAGTCGAAGGGCGGGTGGTGGGTTCTGCGGGTGGGCAGCGGTTTGCCGGACTGTATCCCAACATCATGAACGCCACCGATCGCTGTGATGGATATATCTGGGGCGTGTACGTCGAACCAGCCCATCGCCATCAGGGGATTGCCACCCAATTGACGCAACAGACGATCGCCCACCTTAAAACCATTGGTTGCACCCATGCTGTGCTCAACGCCTCTCCATCCGGCAAACCCGTTTATTCCCACTTAGGATTTTTTGAGAGTAACTTAATGCGATTAGATTTACGGGAGATAGCCATCTGA
- a CDS encoding transposase → MVSALICSGQLSLPAWEPYVPSRATQAQSVERRWRRFLGNQRVRVSRLYLPLVMAALSGWKQHRLYLALDTSVLWNRYCMIHRSVVCCGRAVPLLWRVLEHGSATVAFGEYQPLLRKARWLLRQHPDVMLLADRGFANHELMEWLQASRWHYCFRIPCDVLLHGASKYPRIVSSLYPPLGEARLYRHVRLWTDGVHRCNLVLATVKGAKESWAVVTDEAPSLQTLWQYALRFRVEELFLDSKSGAFELEDSRLRCEAALERLYLFAALTLLYATAQGMSVQIAGLRQQVDPHWRRGISYLKIGLRWLRGVVHKGRQLLSPLPLLPQDPEPCFASNRAEQDFYHQIWFTRIRSLTCKP, encoded by the coding sequence ATGGTGAGTGCCTTAATCTGTAGCGGACAGTTGAGTTTACCTGCCTGGGAACCCTACGTGCCGAGTCGAGCGACCCAAGCGCAAAGTGTAGAGCGACGGTGGAGACGGTTTTTGGGCAATCAACGGGTACGGGTCAGTCGGCTGTATCTGCCGTTGGTGATGGCTGCGTTAAGCGGATGGAAGCAGCATCGTCTATATCTTGCTTTGGACACGAGCGTGTTGTGGAACCGATATTGCATGATTCATCGGTCGGTTGTGTGTTGCGGGCGTGCGGTGCCATTGCTATGGAGGGTCTTGGAGCATGGCAGTGCAACCGTTGCCTTCGGGGAGTATCAACCGTTGCTGCGAAAAGCACGTTGGTTGCTGCGCCAGCATCCCGATGTGATGCTGTTGGCTGACCGAGGGTTTGCCAATCATGAGTTGATGGAGTGGTTACAAGCGAGTCGGTGGCACTATTGCTTTCGCATCCCCTGCGATGTCCTGCTCCATGGTGCCAGCAAGTATCCCAGGATAGTGAGCAGTTTATATCCACCCCTGGGAGAAGCTCGGTTGTACCGTCATGTGCGCTTATGGACCGATGGTGTGCATCGATGTAATTTAGTGTTGGCAACCGTTAAAGGAGCCAAAGAATCTTGGGCTGTCGTCACCGATGAAGCTCCTTCACTGCAAACCTTATGGCAGTACGCGCTGCGGTTTCGAGTCGAAGAATTATTTTTGGATAGCAAGTCAGGGGCATTTGAGTTAGAAGATTCACGATTACGTTGTGAAGCCGCATTGGAACGGCTCTATCTGTTCGCAGCACTGACTCTGCTCTATGCCACCGCACAAGGAATGTCGGTGCAAATCGCTGGGTTGCGTCAACAGGTTGACCCTCACTGGCGGCGGGGCATTAGCTACCTCAAAATCGGCTTGCGCTGGCTTCGGGGCGTTGTCCATAAAGGACGGCAACTCCTCTCTCCTCTCCCATTGCTCCCGCAAGACCCAGAACCTTGTTTTGCCTCGAATCGGGCTGAACAAGATTTTTATCACCAGATTTGGTTTACTCGAATTCGTTCCTTAACCTGCAAGCCTTGA
- a CDS encoding ribbon-helix-helix domain-containing protein: MSKRLHVTLPDGVYLKLETWAESEARPVANLAAYLLQKVIGEAED, translated from the coding sequence GTGAGTAAGCGACTTCACGTCACACTTCCAGATGGGGTTTACCTCAAGTTGGAGACCTGGGCAGAGTCAGAGGCAAGACCTGTAGCGAACTTGGCAGCGTATCTGCTGCAAAAAGTCATAGGGGAGGCTGAAGACTAA
- a CDS encoding Uma2 family endonuclease, producing MTTQLIQSPKPRQAKVVHNLTWEQLEEIDRSLEDFPGMRLAYLDGTLEIMPISPEHENFKSTISRLLETYLDETDIRYYRRGGPSYGNKELGARNEPDESYNLDSRKSFPDLVIEVVISSGGVNKLEGYRRMGVTEVWFWEDGVLQINHLRETGYELVSRSELLPGLPLDLFRRYITYHDQYDAVREFRQALRKGFGRGDGG from the coding sequence ATGACGACGCAACTCATACAATCACCCAAACCAAGACAGGCGAAGGTCGTTCATAACCTTACCTGGGAACAACTGGAGGAGATCGATCGCTCCTTGGAAGACTTTCCAGGGATGAGACTTGCCTATCTTGATGGGACGCTGGAAATCATGCCGATTAGCCCAGAGCATGAGAATTTTAAGTCCACCATTTCTCGGCTGCTAGAAACCTACCTGGATGAAACGGATATCCGCTACTACAGACGGGGTGGACCATCCTACGGCAATAAAGAGTTAGGTGCCAGGAATGAGCCGGATGAGTCCTATAACCTTGATTCCCGTAAATCCTTTCCAGACCTGGTGATTGAGGTCGTCATCTCCAGCGGCGGGGTCAACAAGCTCGAAGGGTATCGCCGCATGGGAGTGACGGAGGTATGGTTCTGGGAAGATGGAGTTTTGCAAATTAACCATCTCAGAGAAACTGGGTACGAGTTGGTCAGCCGCAGCGAACTCTTACCAGGGCTACCGTTAGATCTCTTCCGCCGCTACATCACTTATCACGACCAATACGATGCTGTGAGAGAATTCCGACAGGCTCTCCGCAAAGGTTTTGGGAGAGGTGACGGCGGCTAG
- a CDS encoding transposase: MGERTVFTYLAAPSFPEWQPSPRRRSRPSILTPYKSYLLEQWNAGQRQTQQLFEDIQQQGYQGTYKTVAKYTHQLRQAQRQQLSTLEGRGPTPASIESKQPPLSARRAAWLVLNPRPQRSTEDESLRLELQQHPELVTAIHLAQQFADLVRQRLPELLDLWLEQASNSSIKQFQNFAKSLQEDYEAVKAGVTLAVSNGQVEGQINRLKMLKRQMYGRAGFDLLQRRVVLAS; the protein is encoded by the coding sequence ATGGGTGAACGAACTGTGTTTACTTACCTAGCGGCTCCCAGTTTTCCCGAATGGCAGCCATCTCCACGGCGGCGCTCCCGTCCTAGCATCCTGACTCCCTACAAATCGTATTTACTGGAGCAATGGAATGCTGGGCAACGCCAGACGCAGCAATTGTTTGAGGACATTCAGCAGCAGGGATATCAGGGGACCTATAAAACCGTTGCCAAGTATACTCATCAACTGCGTCAAGCGCAGCGGCAACAGTTAAGCACTCTGGAGGGGCGAGGACCGACTCCTGCCAGCATCGAATCAAAGCAACCTCCTTTGAGTGCCCGGCGCGCGGCATGGTTGGTGTTAAACCCGCGACCGCAGCGCTCTACCGAGGATGAATCGCTACGCCTTGAGTTACAACAGCATCCTGAATTGGTAACGGCAATCCATCTCGCTCAACAATTTGCAGATTTAGTTCGACAACGATTGCCAGAGCTCCTTGACCTCTGGTTGGAGCAAGCCAGCAATAGCTCTATCAAACAGTTTCAGAACTTTGCTAAGAGTTTGCAGGAGGATTATGAGGCGGTTAAAGCAGGCGTGACTTTAGCAGTGAGCAATGGACAAGTGGAAGGACAAATCAATCGATTGAAGATGCTCAAGCGGCAGATGTACGGTCGGGCTGGTTTTGACCTCTTGCAACGAAGGGTTGTATTAGCCAGTTGA
- a CDS encoding IS5 family transposase, with amino-acid sequence MAYSSSLTDAEWEILEPLLPQILPKKKRTRPCDWTKREIIDGILYQLKNGCNWEDLPKDLPPYSTVYWHYKQWREAGVIEKLMGVLHGQVREQVKKKPKWTRLIIIDSQAVKNTCNASVDSKGFCFYKATNGIKRHLAVDTLGFPFFTHCTKADVSDDLGLLEMLTLNIDYFKSKPVNIPKITILLDHGYHIDALIEALEQVYPQIMTKIRFERSTKPSKQEKAAQGKSGFVPAVARWVIERSNAWMERCKSLVKNFERTLSHAETKINLCFVRLMLKRLAATS; translated from the coding sequence ATGGCATATTCGAGCAGTCTCACTGATGCAGAATGGGAAATTCTTGAACCGCTGTTGCCTCAGATATTACCCAAGAAGAAACGGACCCGACCCTGCGATTGGACGAAGCGGGAGATCATTGATGGCATCCTTTATCAACTCAAGAACGGTTGCAATTGGGAAGACTTACCCAAAGACTTACCTCCCTACTCGACGGTGTATTGGCACTACAAGCAGTGGCGGGAAGCTGGGGTGATCGAGAAACTGATGGGAGTATTGCATGGACAGGTGCGGGAACAGGTTAAAAAAAAGCCCAAATGGACGAGGTTAATCATCATTGACTCGCAAGCGGTGAAGAATACTTGCAATGCCAGTGTAGACTCAAAGGGCTTCTGTTTTTACAAAGCGACCAATGGGATTAAAAGGCACCTGGCTGTTGATACGCTTGGGTTTCCCTTTTTCACTCATTGCACAAAAGCTGATGTTTCCGATGATCTGGGATTGCTTGAGATGTTGACGCTCAACATTGACTATTTCAAGTCAAAACCTGTTAACATTCCCAAGATTACCATCTTGCTCGACCACGGCTATCACATTGATGCTTTGATTGAAGCATTGGAGCAGGTTTATCCTCAAATTATGACGAAAATCAGGTTTGAGCGTTCAACCAAACCCTCGAAACAAGAGAAAGCAGCGCAAGGAAAATCTGGATTTGTCCCAGCAGTCGCAAGATGGGTCATCGAACGATCCAATGCTTGGATGGAGCGGTGTAAAAGTTTGGTTAAAAACTTTGAGCGCACCCTATCTCATGCGGAAACTAAGATTAACCTCTGCTTTGTCAGGCTAATGCTGAAGCGGCTTGCAGCTACTTCCTGA
- the istB gene encoding IS21-like element helper ATPase IstB, which translates to MTNSCPPPPQPSPYQSLSLHLKQLHLSHMLVHWETLEAQAMQESWSYAQFLLALCELEAQRRWSARLQRALSQAQLPNAKTLSNFDFSWCPKFNPAPLMQLADDSTWLTRAENLLLFGSSGVGKTHLAAGVARRMVEFGKRVKFCSAIALVQHLQHSKLQLQLQSTLKKLDRFDLLVLDDLGYVKKSEAETSVLFELIAHRYERKSLLITANQPFSQWDAIFSDSMMTVAAVDRLVHHALIVEIQADSYRKQAAVAKSVDSNKPAANPQ; encoded by the coding sequence ATGACCAACTCCTGTCCCCCACCGCCCCAACCCAGCCCTTACCAAAGCCTAAGTCTACACCTCAAGCAATTGCACCTCTCCCACATGCTGGTTCATTGGGAAACCCTCGAGGCTCAGGCGATGCAGGAGAGTTGGTCCTACGCGCAGTTCTTGCTGGCTCTTTGCGAATTGGAGGCTCAGCGTCGCTGGAGTGCTCGCCTGCAAAGAGCCTTAAGCCAAGCCCAACTGCCAAACGCAAAAACCCTTTCCAACTTTGACTTTTCCTGGTGTCCAAAATTCAATCCTGCCCCCTTAATGCAACTGGCAGACGATTCTACCTGGCTCACACGGGCGGAGAATCTGTTGCTCTTTGGCAGCAGTGGCGTGGGAAAAACGCATTTGGCTGCAGGTGTAGCTCGTCGCATGGTGGAGTTTGGTAAACGCGTCAAGTTCTGCTCCGCCATCGCCCTGGTGCAACATCTGCAGCACTCAAAACTGCAATTGCAACTGCAATCCACCCTCAAAAAGCTCGACCGCTTTGACTTGCTAGTACTCGATGACCTGGGCTATGTCAAAAAGTCAGAAGCCGAAACCTCCGTTCTATTTGAACTCATTGCCCATCGGTATGAGCGTAAGAGCTTACTGATTACGGCTAATCAACCCTTCAGTCAGTGGGATGCCATCTTTTCCGATTCCATGATGACCGTTGCAGCCGTAGACCGATTAGTTCATCATGCCCTCATTGTCGAGATTCAAGCCGATAGTTATCGTAAGCAAGCAGCGGTGGCCAAGTCAGTAGATTCCAACAAACCAGCAGCAAATCCTCAATAA
- the istA gene encoding IS21 family transposase, which yields MPGKLIETYQVRVYMNARELGLTQAEAAYVAQFSERSGQRIESGDYQPNRGKVRAWRTSADPLAEVWESELEPMLRAQPKLKPMTLFEYLQTKYPGKYPQVLRTLQRRVATWKALHGSAPEVMFELRHEPGRLGFSDFTELKGIEITLNGQPFEHLIYHYRLGYSGWQYAQIIQGGESFIALSEGLQNALFACGGAPKQHRTDSLSAAYRNLGGVRNKPLTRLYDDLCHHYRMQPTRNNTSIAHENGSIESPHGHLKNRIEQALLLRGSYEFSSIAEYQALINQAVDRLNAQHTEKIEAEKAYLQPLPQGRVADYEILTARVSCHSTIDVRCVLYTVPARLIGRQLELHLYHDRIVGYLHRQQVVELPRIRTSGTGKRRARCINYRHVAEGLRRKPRAFLYCTWQQDLLPNEQWQHLWQQMKTQFDLDTAAVLMVESLYIAAADDKESQVAEY from the coding sequence GAAACTTATCAAGTCAGAGTGTACATGAATGCCCGAGAACTCGGTTTAACTCAAGCCGAAGCGGCTTATGTTGCCCAATTTTCAGAACGCAGTGGACAACGCATTGAATCTGGGGACTACCAACCAAACCGGGGAAAGGTGCGAGCGTGGCGAACGAGTGCCGACCCGTTAGCGGAGGTGTGGGAAAGTGAACTAGAGCCAATGCTGCGAGCGCAACCAAAGCTCAAACCGATGACACTGTTCGAATATCTGCAAACAAAATACCCTGGCAAGTACCCGCAGGTGCTGCGAACCCTACAGCGACGAGTGGCAACATGGAAAGCGCTGCATGGGTCAGCCCCAGAAGTGATGTTTGAGTTGCGGCATGAACCAGGGAGGCTGGGATTTTCCGACTTCACCGAGTTAAAGGGGATTGAGATCACCCTCAATGGTCAGCCGTTTGAGCATTTAATCTATCACTATCGTCTGGGATACAGTGGCTGGCAATATGCCCAAATTATCCAAGGTGGGGAGAGTTTCATTGCGCTCTCCGAAGGCTTACAAAATGCTCTGTTTGCCTGTGGAGGTGCGCCAAAGCAGCACCGTACCGATAGTTTGAGTGCCGCCTATCGAAACCTGGGGGGTGTTCGGAACAAACCCTTAACGCGGTTGTATGACGATCTGTGCCACCACTATCGGATGCAACCGACGCGAAACAACACCAGCATTGCCCATGAGAATGGGTCGATTGAGTCTCCCCATGGACACTTGAAGAATCGCATTGAGCAAGCCTTGCTGCTGCGCGGGAGTTATGAGTTCAGCAGCATTGCCGAGTATCAAGCCTTGATTAACCAGGCGGTCGATAGACTTAACGCCCAGCACACCGAGAAGATTGAGGCTGAAAAAGCCTATTTGCAACCCTTGCCCCAAGGACGGGTCGCCGATTACGAAATCCTCACCGCCCGTGTGAGTTGCCACAGCACGATTGATGTGCGCTGTGTGTTGTATACCGTGCCTGCCCGACTGATTGGACGGCAACTTGAACTCCATCTATATCATGACCGGATTGTCGGGTATTTACATCGCCAGCAGGTGGTGGAGTTGCCTCGCATTCGAACCAGTGGCACAGGCAAACGACGTGCTCGGTGTATCAACTACCGACATGTGGCTGAAGGACTCAGGCGCAAGCCCCGAGCATTCTTGTACTGCACCTGGCAACAGGACTTACTGCCCAATGAGCAATGGCAACACCTGTGGCAACAGATGAAAACGCAGTTTGACCTCGATACCGCCGCTGTCCTGATGGTTGAAAGCTTGTATATTGCGGCTGCCGATGACAAAGAATCTCAGGTTGCCGAATACTGA